A genomic segment from Castor canadensis chromosome 1, mCasCan1.hap1v2, whole genome shotgun sequence encodes:
- the LOC109695055 gene encoding thiosulfate sulfurtransferase/rhodanese-like domain-containing protein 3, with amino-acid sequence MRQPLEDMKGRLRFCLQLRLEALPRPAGDGLEGAQEQRRGAGRSRRSRRWAARGPRERGEMLSRLVLRSAHLSALRPRETAPYGLKSIQSYHNFCTAVSKDVTYKELKKLLNYKNIMLIDVRETWETLEHGKIPGSINIPLDEVGEALQMNPRDFKEKYHEVKPSKADNLVFSCLAGVRSKKAMDTAISLGFKSAQHYAGGWKEWGTYEFSEKKQGN; translated from the exons ATGAGGCAACCTCTGGAAGACATGAAAGGCAG GCTGCGCTTCTGCCTGCAATTGCGCCTTGAGGCACTACCGCGTCCCGCCGGTGACGGGCTGGAGGGCGCTCAAGAGCAGCGCCGGGGCGCTGGGCGGAGCAGGAGGAGCAGGCGGTGGGCTGCCCGCGGCCCGCGGGAGCGCGGGGAGATGCTGTCCCGGCTGGTGCTCAGATCTGCGCACCTCTCGGCTCTCCGACCCCGGGAGACTGCGCCCTACG gctTGAAGTCAATACAAAGTTACCACAATTTCTGCACTGCTGTTTCTAAGGATGTCACTTATAAGGAACTGAAAAAGCTGTTGAATTACAAAAACATTATGTTAATTGATGTTAGAGAGACATGGGAAACTCTTGAACATGGAAAAATCCCTGGGTCTATCAATATACCAT tgGATGAGGTAGGTGAAGCTCTACAGATGAACCCAAGAGACTTCAAAGAGAAGTATCATGAAGTAAAGCCATCCAAAGCTGACAATCTAGTGTTTTcttgcttagctggagtgagaAGCAAGAAGGCTATGGACACAGCAATATCTCTAGGCTTTAAGAG TGCTCAACACTATGCTGGAGGATGGAAGGAATGGGGAACCTATGAATTTTCAGAGAAGAAACAAGGAAATTGA